Proteins encoded together in one Cydia pomonella isolate Wapato2018A chromosome 10, ilCydPomo1, whole genome shotgun sequence window:
- the LOC133522185 gene encoding D-erythrulose reductase-like — translation MELTFKGKRILVTGAGQGIGKGIAIELWRAGANIVAVSRTRAHLEKLQGEYPSIDIVELDIADWEKTRTVIDSLGPFDALVNNAAIAICEPFLECSPKDFDKTFDVNVKAVLNVSQIVAKKMIENNIHGSIVNISSQASKAALKDHAIYSASKAALDALTRAMALELGPKGIRVNAVNPTVIMTEMAKVGWSDPAKAAEMKSKIPLGRFGEVAEVVNAVVFLLSDRSSMINGVELPIDGGFLAT, via the exons ATGGAATTAACCTTTAAGGGAAAAAGAATTTTAGTAACCGGCGCTGGACAAG GTATTGGAAAGGGTATAGCGATAGAATTATGGCGTGCAGGGGCTAATATAGTTGCGGTATCACGAACTAGAGCTCATTTGGAAAAGCTGCAAGGAGAGTATCCGTCCATTGATATCGTGGAGTTGGACATCGCGGATTGGGAAAAAACTAGAACGGTTATAGATTCTCTTGGTCCTTTTGATGCTCTGGTTAACAATGCCGCTATTGCTATATGCGAGCCATTTTTAGAATGCTCGCCAAAGGATTTCGacaa GACATTTGATGTAAATGTGAAAGCTGTACTTAATGTTAGCCAAATTGTTGCAAAGAAAATGATTGAAAATAACATCCACGGGAGCATTGTTAATATTTCTTCCCAGGCCTCTAAG GCTGCTCTAAAAGATCATGCAATCTACAGTGCCTCAAAAGCTGCTCTAGATGCTCTTACCAGGGCCATGGCCCTGGAACTGGGTCCCAAGGGAATCCGAGTGAATGCGGTCAATCCAACGGTCATCATGACTGAAATGGCTAAAGTGGGTTGGTCAGACCCTGCTAAAGCAGCTGAGATGAAATCCAAAATTCCGCTGGGAAG ATTTGGTGAAGTGGCAGAAGTTGTGAATGCAGTAGTGTTTCTCCTAAGTGACAGGTCCAGTATGATAAATGGTGTTGAATTGCCCATTGATGGTGGGTTCTTGGCCACATAA
- the LOC133522189 gene encoding lysosomal-associated transmembrane protein 4B-like: MKRLSRCCCCCNVRDGSIVVGVLGILLSIATIIFIWLAPSHLVSFKSYFFEEQDKQYSISKIIMTISLCFTILICSALIIAIKKRRSWLMLPFVVLGLVLAIGLLISILHTSIVLYTDDKEDYTILATCILVGGLIYLILYLYLWVVVFSHYLDTRDEEERGRYSKSPYRR, translated from the exons atgaaaCGGTTATCGAGATGTTGCTGTTGCTGCAACGTGCGGGACGGCTCCATCGTGGTGGGCGTGCTGGGCATCCTACTGTCCATCGCAACCATCATCTTCATCTGGCTAGCTCCGAGCCACCTTGTCTCCTTCAAATCCTACTTCTTTGAGGAACAGGATAAACAGTACAGTA TTTCAAAAATCATTATGACCATCAGTTTATGCTTCACGATACTGATATGCAGTGCCCTGATCATAGCAATCAAAAAG CGGCGTTCATGGCTGATGCTACCGTTCGTGGTACTGGGTCTGGTGCTGGCCATTGGGCTGCTCATCAGCATTCTGCACACATCCATCGTGCTTTACACTGACGATAAAGAGGATTACACCATCTTAGCCACCTGCATACTTGTGGGCGGCTTGATCTATCTAA TTCTTTATTTGTACCTGTGGGTCGTGGTATTCAGCCATTACCTGGACACGCGTGACGAAGAAGAACGAGGACGGTACAGCAAGAGCCCTTACAGACGATAG
- the LOC133522184 gene encoding L-xylulose reductase-like — MEISFKNKRVLVTGAGQGIGRGIAVELWRAGAEVVAVSRTKSYLDSLQKEYPSITTVALDLANWEQSRKVLETLGHFDCLVNNAALGLTEDFLTTTPENFDLLMNVNVKSVLNVSQVVAKKMIDAKTGGSIVNISSQASKAALWGHVTYSATKGAIDAMTRVMALELGPHNIRVNAVNPTVIMTEMGRLGWSDPQKAEGMLSKIPLGRFGEVSEVVNAVCFLLSDKASMINGVELPIDGGFLAC, encoded by the exons ATGGAGATTTCTTTCAAAAATAAGCGAGTCCTAGTAACAGGCGCCGGTCAAG GTATCGGTAGAGGCATAGCTGTCGAGTTATGGCGCGCAGGTGCCGAAGTGGTAGCCGTCTCCCGTACCAAGTCCTATTTGGACTCGCTCCAGAAGGAGTACCCTTCCATCACGACCGTGGCCTTGGATTTAGCCAACTGGGAGCAGTCTCGCAAGGTGCTGGAAACTCTGGGACACTTCGACTGTCTAGTAAACAACGCGGCGCTGGGACTCACAGAGGACTTCCTTACCACTACTCCTGAGAATTTCGACCT CTTAATGAACGTGAACGTAAAATCCGTCTTAAACGTGAGCCAAGTGGTCGCAAAGAAAATGATAGACGCTAAAACTGGTGGTTCCATAGTCAACATTTCCTCACAAGCGTCCAAA GCAGCTCTTTGGGGGCACGTTACATACAGCGCGACCAAGGGGGCCATCGACGCGATGACTCGAGTCATGGCTCTTGAGCTGGGCCCTCACAACATCCGCGTCAACGCAGTCAACCCTACGGTCATTATGACGGAAATGGGACGCCTTGGTTGGTCTGATCCGCAGAAGGCTGAGGGCATGCTCTCGAAGATACCACTTGGAAG ATTCGGCGAGGTGTCAGAGGTAGTCAACGCCGTGTGCTTCCTCTTGAGCGACAAGGCTAGCATGATCAATGGCGTCGAGCTGCCCATTGATGGAGGATTCTTAGCATGCTAA